A stretch of Castanea sativa cultivar Marrone di Chiusa Pesio chromosome 2, ASM4071231v1 DNA encodes these proteins:
- the LOC142623996 gene encoding uncharacterized protein LOC142623996 translates to MRIPTKSLTSLFTLTGKPLARTLCTAAETRTQKLERIADEIRDLTKLERYDYSVLWRHKMGLNKYGPAVSGLGPSSASGSGAGSGVEAKAAEKSAFDLKLEKYDAAAKIKIIKEVRTFTDLGLKEAKELVEKVPVVLKKGLTKEEADPILAKLKDLGATVVLE, encoded by the coding sequence ATGAGAATCCCCACCAAGTCCCTAACCAGTCTCTTCACTCTCACTGGCAAACCACTCGCTCGGACTCTCTGCACGGCCGCCGAGACTCGCACCCAGAAGCTCGAGCGAATCGCCGACGAGATCCGAGACCTCACCAAGCTCGAACGCTACGACTACTCCGTCCTCTGGAGGCACAAGATGGGCCTCAACAAGTACGGCCCAGCAGTGTCCGGGCTCGGCCCATCCTCAGCTTCCGGATCCGGAGCCGGGTCGGGCGTGGAGGCCAAAGCCGCGGAGAAGAGCGCGTTCGATTTGAAGCTGGAGAAGTACGACGCGGCGGCGAAGATCAAAATCATAAAGGAGGTGAGAACTTTCACGGATTTGGGGTTGAAGGAGGCCAAGGAATTGGTCGAGAAAGTCCCTGTGGTGTTGAAGAAAGGTCTCACCAAAGAAGAGGCTGATCCCATTCTCGCTAAGCTCAAGGACTTGGGTGCCACTGTGGTATTGGAAtaa
- the LOC142623578 gene encoding telomere repeat-binding factor 2 isoform X2 encodes MGAPKQKWTAEEEAALKAGVLKHGAGKWRTILTDPEFSGILHLRSNVDLKDKWRNINVTAIWGSRQKAKLALKRDLPTPKLDDNPISLSIVPQSDAEIVDAKPLVLSRGTLQTADSKEPFARLDKLILEAITNLKEPRGSDRAAIALYIEIKHKYRIASSSTFSEKRRSSSLLVVEDRQKDSSRAEKREINILTKTQVDAELSKMKGMTAQEAAAAAAQAVAEAEAAIAEAEKAAREAEAAEAEAEAAQVFAKAAMKALKCGTLRA; translated from the exons ATGGGTGCTCCTAAGCAAAAGTGGAcagcagaagaagaagcagcccTTAAAGCTGGAGTCTTAAAACATGGGGCAGGCAAATGGCGCACAATACTTACTGACCCAGAGTTCAGTGGCATCTTACATCTACGTTCAAATGTGGATCTCAAG GATAAATGGAGAAATATAAATGTGACGGCAATATGGGGGTCCCGGCAGAAGGCCAAACTTGCACTTAAAAGAGATCTACCTACCCCTAAACTTGATGATAACCCTATTTCTCTAAGCATTGTTCCTCAGAGTGATGCAGAAATTGTTGATGCTAAGCCTCTTGTGCTTTCAAGAGGAACATTGCAGACTGCTGATTCAAAGGAACCATTTGCAAG GTTGGATAAGCTTATATTAGAGGCTATTACCAATCTGAAGGAGCCAAGGGGTTCTGACAGGGCTGCAATTGCTTTGTACATAGAG ATAAAACATAAGTACAGGATTGCATCAAGTTCAACATTTtctgaaaaaagaagaagctctTCCTTGTTAGTCGTGGAGGATAGGCAGAAGGATTCTTCAAGAgcagaaaagagagagatcaACATTCTTACTAAAACCCAAGTTGACGCAGAGCTGTCAAAGATGAAGGGCATGACTGCACAAGAGGCTGCTGCAGCTGCTGCACAAGCAGTTGCAGAAGCAGAAGCTGCTATTGCTGAGGCTGAAAAGGCTGCAAGGGAGGCAGAGGCCGCAGAAGCTGAAGCAGAAGCAGCACAAGTTTTTGCCAAAGCAGCAATGAAGGCATTGAAATGTGGAACACTTCGTGCTTG A
- the LOC142624454 gene encoding pentatricopeptide repeat-containing protein At5g67570, chloroplastic: MEAVHGSPSLPTPKFEPDTDKIKRKLIQQGVHPTPKIVHILRKKQIQKHNRKLNRLSKQSQTPPLSESEKQALEEETHFQTIKHEYKEFTKAIKAETRESTVALMVGKPWERLERVGLREVSSESTEYSGGKLKKEKLRELREMFEERKLVELQWVLDDDILIKEEWLDGENRVWNPANRRRNEAEVIRFLVERLSAREITMRDWKFSRMMKQSGLQFTEKQLLKIVGGLGNKGQWKQALSAVEWVYNDKEHKRYKSRFVYTKLLAVLGKARRPQEALRVFKLMRGDCHLYPDMAAYHSIAVTLGQAGHVKELISIIECMRQKPSKKIKNARRNWDPMLEPDVVIYNAVLNGCVSSHQWKGMSWVFEQLRKSGLKPDGASYGLAMEVMLQSGKYDLVHEYFRKMKKSGEAPRALTYKVLVRAFWEEGKVDEAVEAVRGMEQRGVVGVASVYYELACCLCNNGRWQDALVEVDKMRKLPLTKPLEFTFTGMIMSSMDGGHIADCISIFEHMKDHCAPNIGTINSMLKVYGRSDMFSKAKELFEDVKRAKSDSCTSLNGVETVLIPDKYTYSSMLVASASSLQWEYFEYVYREMTLSGYQLDLSKHASLLVEASRAGKWYLLEHAFETILEAGEVPPPLFFNEMIVQATAQHNYEKAATLVNTMAYAPFQVSEEQWTDLFEKNRQRISEDSIVKLLDALGNCEVASEATFLNLLRSLHSLYGSATSRDFSSSIALSNEASEKSSLDGSNGGIDKNIGANIPNYSVRMMHENLNPGEDPLVKDSDCTLDTLPVNHTSTNKEVDTDSETLTLSPNQDCGTDGETNLCIRGNGFADVIATGTEQLANKLATYMLNENSDDIDELELDTLTIGDDSHESNMPTAREILEAWKESRKKDGILFPFQLGQK; this comes from the exons atggaagctgtaCATGGTTCCCCTTCACTTCCCACTCCCAAATTCGAACCAGACACCGACAAAATCAAACGCAAGCTCATCCAGCAGGGCGTCCACCCAACTCCCAAAATCGTTCACATCCTCCGCAAGAaacaaatccaaaaacacaacCGCAAATTGAACCGCCTCTCCAAACAATCCCAAACCCCACCACTCTCTGAGTCAGAGAAGCAGGCCCTGGAAGAAGAAACCCACTTCCAAACCATCAAACACGAGTACAAGGAATTCACCAAGGCGATAAAGGCAGAGACACGTGAGAGCACCGTGGCTTTGATGGTGGGGAAGCCATGGGAGAGGCTGGAAAGAGTTGGGCTCAGAGAGGTTTCCAGTGAGAGTACTGAGTACAGTGGAGGGAAGCTCAAGAAGGAGAAGCTGCGTGAATTGAGAGAAATGTTTGAGGAGCGAAAGCTCGTGGAGTTACAGTGGGTTTTGGATGATGATATTCTAATCAAAGAAGAGTGGTTGGATGGTGAAAACAGAGTGTGGAACCCAGCAAACCGGCGGCGCAATGAGGCCGAGGTCATTCGGTTTCTTGTTGAAAG GCTAAGTGCTAGGGAGATTACTATGAGGGACTGGAAGTTTTCGAGAATGATGAAGCAATCAGGATTGCAGTTCACTGAGAAACAGTTGCTTAAGATTGTTGGAGGTCTTGGGAATAAGGGTCAATGGAAGCAAGCTTTGTCTGCTGTGGAATGGGTGTACAATGATAAGGAACATAAACGCTATAAGAGCAG GTTTGTTTACACGAAACTCTTGGCAGTTCTTGGGAAGGCAAGGAGGCCCCAAGAAGCTCTTCGCGTTTTCAAGCTCATGCGT GGAGATTGCCATTTATATCCTGATATGGCTGCATACCACAGCATTGCTGTGACTCTTGGTCAAGCGGGTCATGTGAAAGAGCTGATTAGCATTATCGAATGCATGAGACAGAAACcttctaagaaaataaaaaatgcacgGAGGAACTGGGACCCAATGCTTGAACCTGATGTTGTTATATATAATGCG GTCTTGAATGGTTGTGTTTCATCGCACCAGTGGAAGGGCATGTCTTGGGTTTTTGAGCAGTTGAGAAAGAGTGGTCTCAAGCCTGATGGAGCAAGCTATGGACTTGCAATGGAG GTAATGCTGCAATCCGGAAAGTATGACCTTGTCCATGAGTACTtcagaaagatgaagaaaagtgGGGAAGCTCCAAGGGCGCTTACTTACAAAG TTCTTGTTAGAGCTTTTTGGGAGGAAGGTAAAGTAGATGAAGCAGTGGAGGCAGTCAGGGGTATGGAACAAAGGGGAGTGGTTGGAGTAGCCAGTGTTTATTATGAGCTAGCTTGCTGCCTTTGCAACAATGGGAGGTGGCAAGACGCTTTGGTAGAG GTTGATAAGATGAGAAAACTCCCTCTTACTAAACCATTGGAGTTTACCTTCACCGGCATGATAATGTCTTCCATGGATGGTGGGCATATTGCTGATTGCATCTCTATATTTGAACACATGAAAGACCATTGTGCACCTAACATAGGGACCATAAATTCCATGCTGAAAGTTTATGGTCGGAGTGATATGTTTTCTAAAGCAAAAGAGTTGTTTGAAGATGTTAAGAGAGCTAAGTCTGATTCTTGCACTTCCCTAAATGGTGTTGAAACTGTGCTTATCCCGGATAAGTACACATATAGCTCAATGCTTGTGGCATCAGCTAGTTCACTGCAATGGGAATACTTCGAGTATGTGTACAGGGAGATGACTCTCTCTGGGTACCAGCTGGATTTAAGTAAACATGCATCACTACTTGTGGAAGCATCAAGAGCTGGGAAG TGGTATCTACTTGAGCATGCATTTGAGACTATTTTGGAAGCTGGAGAAGTTCCTCCTCCTTTGTTCTTCAATGAAATGATAGTTCAAGCTACAGCTCAACATAATTATGAGAAAGCTGCCACCCTGGTGAACACCATGGCTTATGCCCCATTTCAAGTCAGTGAAGAGCAGTGGACAGacctttttgaaaaaaatagacAAAGGATTAGTGAGGATAGTATAGTGAAACTGTTGGACGCTCTTGGTAATTGTGAGGTAGCATCAGAGGCCACTTTCTTAAACTTGTTAAGATCATTGCACTCTCTCTATGGTTCTGCCACATCGAGAGACTTCTCAAGTTCCATTGCATTGAGCAATGAAGCCTCGGAGAAATCATCCTTGGATGGCAGTAATGGaggaattgataaaaatattggaGCAAATATCCCAAACTATTCTGTAAGAATGATGCATGAAAACCTTAACCCTGGTGAGGACCCTCTTGTCAAAGATAGTGATTGCACATTAGACACGCTACCTGTTAATCATACTAGCACCAACAAAGAAGTTGATACTGATTCAGAGACACTCACTTTGTCACCAAATCAAGATTGTGGCACCGATGGAGAAACAAACCTTTGCATCAGAGGGAATGGTTTTGCTGATGTGATAGCAACTGGTACAGAACAACTGGCTAACAAGCTTGCAACTTATATGTTAAATGAAAACTCAGATGATATTGATGAGTTGGAACTTGACACACTAACAATTGGAGATGATTCTCATGAATCTAACATGCCCACGGCACGTGAAATACTGGAAGCTTGGAAGGAAAGCAGGAAGAAAGATGGGATATTGTTCCCCTTTCAGCTTGGTCAGAAATGA
- the LOC142623578 gene encoding telomere repeat-binding factor 2 isoform X1 yields MGAPKQKWTAEEEAALKAGVLKHGAGKWRTILTDPEFSGILHLRSNVDLKDKWRNINVTAIWGSRQKAKLALKRDLPTPKLDDNPISLSIVPQSDAEIVDAKPLVLSRGTLQTADSKEPFARLDKLILEAITNLKEPRGSDRAAIALYIEERYWAPPNLKKLLSTKLKHMSANGRLIKIKHKYRIASSSTFSEKRRSSSLLVVEDRQKDSSRAEKREINILTKTQVDAELSKMKGMTAQEAAAAAAQAVAEAEAAIAEAEKAAREAEAAEAEAEAAQVFAKAAMKALKCGTLRA; encoded by the exons ATGGGTGCTCCTAAGCAAAAGTGGAcagcagaagaagaagcagcccTTAAAGCTGGAGTCTTAAAACATGGGGCAGGCAAATGGCGCACAATACTTACTGACCCAGAGTTCAGTGGCATCTTACATCTACGTTCAAATGTGGATCTCAAG GATAAATGGAGAAATATAAATGTGACGGCAATATGGGGGTCCCGGCAGAAGGCCAAACTTGCACTTAAAAGAGATCTACCTACCCCTAAACTTGATGATAACCCTATTTCTCTAAGCATTGTTCCTCAGAGTGATGCAGAAATTGTTGATGCTAAGCCTCTTGTGCTTTCAAGAGGAACATTGCAGACTGCTGATTCAAAGGAACCATTTGCAAG GTTGGATAAGCTTATATTAGAGGCTATTACCAATCTGAAGGAGCCAAGGGGTTCTGACAGGGCTGCAATTGCTTTGTACATAGAG gagCGGTACTGGGCACCACCAAACCTCAAAAAACTATTGTCAACAAAGTTAAAGCATATGTCAGCAAATGGAAGATTAATTAAG ATAAAACATAAGTACAGGATTGCATCAAGTTCAACATTTtctgaaaaaagaagaagctctTCCTTGTTAGTCGTGGAGGATAGGCAGAAGGATTCTTCAAGAgcagaaaagagagagatcaACATTCTTACTAAAACCCAAGTTGACGCAGAGCTGTCAAAGATGAAGGGCATGACTGCACAAGAGGCTGCTGCAGCTGCTGCACAAGCAGTTGCAGAAGCAGAAGCTGCTATTGCTGAGGCTGAAAAGGCTGCAAGGGAGGCAGAGGCCGCAGAAGCTGAAGCAGAAGCAGCACAAGTTTTTGCCAAAGCAGCAATGAAGGCATTGAAATGTGGAACACTTCGTGCTTG A